The DNA segment AGAGCAGTTAAGCCCTACAGTGCTGATGGTACTGGGTTAACCCCCGGGAGAGTAAGTCGGCGCCACATTCACTAAATATAGAAGGTTAGTTAACACAAGATGTTAGCTAACCTTTTTTTGTATATCAAGAATTTTTTCAACGTTTCAGATTTAATTAGTGAGAAGAAACCACTTGAACTGTTTGCCTCAAGTAAAAAATAATAATAGTGTACCAAAACTGTAAACATATGTTCACAACCGAACATTATATATTAGTGTACTAATCATCTAATACACTTTAGTTGATTGATAAACAGTGTGTTGTGATTTTTTGGCATACGATTGGAATACACTATGGCATATTACTAGTGTTCAAATTAATTATACTTACTTACATTATTTATTATGAAAACTTTATTTATCTCTCTTTTTATCTCAGTATTTGCAATGAACGTTTTTGCTGAAATTCCTGAAGAATCAAAAAATTCTGAATCGGCGAAATTAGTTAAAATGGTAAAAGAAGCAGACGTTAATGATTGGGAAACCTATACTAAAGCTGCTTTGTATTCAATCAACTGGAATGCAGATTTAGAATTAGCAAAAGAATGGATTGATCATGCAATAGCATTAGATAAAAACCATAAGACATTAGAGGTATTAGGAGACTATTACTTAAGAATAGGTGAACATAGTCAAGCACTAAATCTTTATATGAAAGCCTTAGAAATTAATGTCACAGAGATCGATAAAATAGCAAAAGATAGACTTCAAAGAAAAATTAAAGTTTACGCTAAAATATTAAAATAGACTTCACAGTAGTTAGTTAGATATATTGGCCCTTTAATGCGAAATAAGTAGCATTAAAGGGCTTTCTTTTATTTCAATTTTCGTAATAAATTTCGGCAACCTACCTCAATATATCTATGACTTAGTGCGGATAGTAAAACAGTGATACTAAGAAAGGTAATGATATAAAGAAGGTACAAATTTGAAGGTAGTCGATCCCATCCATAGTTTTGTTTCCAGCTTG comes from the Flammeovirga agarivorans genome and includes:
- a CDS encoding tetratricopeptide repeat protein, which gives rise to MKTLFISLFISVFAMNVFAEIPEESKNSESAKLVKMVKEADVNDWETYTKAALYSINWNADLELAKEWIDHAIALDKNHKTLEVLGDYYLRIGEHSQALNLYMKALEINVTEIDKIAKDRLQRKIKVYAKILK